Proteins encoded by one window of Balearica regulorum gibbericeps isolate bBalReg1 chromosome 21, bBalReg1.pri, whole genome shotgun sequence:
- the CELA3B gene encoding chymotrypsin-like elastase family member 3B gives MLSLLLLLVAGGSRAAVLLESRVVNGEDAAPYSWPWQISLQYERDGTFRHTCGGTLITADWVMTAAHCISSTLTYQVVLGEYDMGVGEGPEQRIPVAPADIFVHPKWQSSCVACGNDIALLKLQRPAVLNSEVQTGQLPPADTVLPDGYPCYLSGWGRLASRGGPLPDRLQQALMPVVSYERCTQPDWWGILAIRPTMICAGGAEKAGCNGDSGGPLNCQAADGHWEVHGIASFVSGLGCDTAKKPTVFTRVSAFEDWIAEIISQN, from the exons ATGCTGAGCCTCCTCCTGCTGTTGGTGGCCGGCG GCAGCCGGGCTGCGGTGCTGCTGGAGTCCCGGGTGGTGAACGGGGAGGATGCTGCACCCTACAGCTGGCCCTGGCAG ATCTCGCTGCAGTACGAGCGGGACGGCACCTTCCGCCACACCTGCGGGGGCACCCTCATCACGGCCGACTGGGTGATGACGGCCGCGCACTGCATCTC CTCCACGCTCACCTACCAGGTGGTGCTGGGCGAGTACGACATGGGCGTGGGGGAGGGCCCCGAGCAGCGCATCCCCGTGGCCCCCGCCGACATCTTCGTGCACCCCAAGTGGCAGAGCTCCTGCGTGGCCTGCGG CAACGACATCGCCCTGCTGAAGCTGCAGCGCCCGGCGGTGCTCAACTCCGAGGTGCAGACGGGGCAGCTGCCGCCCGCGGACACGGTCCTGCCCGACGGGTACCCCTGCTACCTGAGCGGCTGGGGGCGGCTGGCCAGT CGGGGGGGGCCGCTGCCGGATCGGCTGCAGCAGGCGCTGATGCCCGTGGTGTCCTACGAGCGCTGCACCCAGCCCGACTGGTGGGGCATCCTCGCCATCCGCCCCACCATGATCTGCGCCGGCGGCGCCGAGAAGGCCGGCTGCAAC GGCGACTCGGGGGGGCCCCTGAACTGCCAGGCGGCCGACGGGCACTGGGAGGTGCACGGCATCGCCAGCTTCGTCTCGGGGCTGGGCTGCGACACGGCCAAGAAGCCGACGGTCTTCACCCGCGTGTCCGCCTTCGAGGACTGGATCGCCGAG ATCATAAGCCAGAACtga